A single genomic interval of Hydractinia symbiolongicarpus strain clone_291-10 chromosome 8, HSymV2.1, whole genome shotgun sequence harbors:
- the LOC130654657 gene encoding receptor-type tyrosine-protein phosphatase F-like, protein MTPIICKLFFYWNYLVPVISACTDRTPLGMANGLITSDQISSSSMYPNYLPSRGRLYSSSVWCGQEGTAVGSYKSDWFQVRFKNKTIINGIAIQGDPLVSNGFIETFRLKFSSDGKDWTSFDNDKKFTGNVDNTNVVYNWFTKSMVATHVRLYATRIKLDHDRLAHACVRMELYGCLQSAKDIATAPLDRAPDILLPLGMSSGIIKNSQLQHSNGKNVAAARLFDGGDGMLQQKTNKQMYLQIDFIKLKTVTGISMQGAFKGWKNQYVTQYHLAYSNDSTTFTPSNKNIENTDLGSVYISLSKPATMKHIRITANTCIGGCGMKVEIFGYDPVCSQTLGNMDISTSNGSSVTNVDIYSPYAWCAPVTSDYVRIAFKKTMVISGIILQGDSNGDDWVKDYKVEYGVSTSKSIQDLIGVPARISPLSVNWLKPYIVTNFLHIIPTKCNNGRCCLRFRLKGCQFVLKKPYSIRGNISSSTITFTWNAPNSHPIPVEQYHLLIAASKDYQHNHDFSFPTISAATHNLIYHVPNINFAAARVQVNITAVIQGVRTFAEPYNFYVQPKDPPSPGLDKNDFSNATNNLTIVTLTPSSDVNGPISYYEIVISTTQKTSLSKQLTNQKESELKNLTYFLAAKIKADNFQTEGIKYTIVEGREFIDGLNARISTVGTYYLYARAVIDGKDITKYGFNDTSYFSALSKEIKIERNALSVFVPTILNDTTPSVRLVKSPSNTKYHFIIIMKVNKTTWQKKEPMLYKQEDLKTYEGAEYNEPYIAGVFNKAQLLNVNVFKLGDNVTYSMQSRSTRKRRSIMLYRNGPLAAGETYIVFQRLQVQDKLYSTSWTNDLYVPKLDINVTPKVEESTSSSIGLIAGAAGVAVIIVVIIVIFYVRRRRRTLKNSSDKRNTSTPIEMKSHPELKTHENIYEDDEPGPSDESYYNVAEKPTFPPLSIQEFLSFYLEHKDNTTSDIVKQFKSVPMEHFHDHDVGSKAENKEKNRYLNITAYDHTRVVLQKFTGKETSDYINANYIRNYNGQVEYIAAQGPKNKTIFDFWRMVLGEKPAAIVMLTKVAEDGKAKCGQYWPVRNGKEVFNGIEVEVNEVQVYADYVIRKMKVGYENNKHQFTHLHFTSWPDHGCPDYPTLLLNFCYRVRHLIPYESGKQILVHCSAGVGRTGSYIIIDAMLHLVRTKKRVDIYNYFESIRQDRVQMVQRVEQYNFVYSAIYEALCCGYTEIMSSAFPDTFRDLISTKKAGKFLLEVEFERLNSVNIPFGEHLYAAALLEENTVKNRYPNILARDKSRVYLPKIKDSTDYINAVFVNGYKKKNGIIATQAPLVETLNDFWVVVMEHNVTTIVMLNSTDENYHNYPSFCPVEGSEKFGNLTVNVESNTRVGDINIQSFLVSKSSKHRKVNKLQLNWPNHDIPDCSSLLTLIGEVLKSQQSFGDGTILVTCSDGANRSGTFIACMNALDQLKVEQHIDVFQTVRIMRLVRPEFVENLRQYQFIYTVLNKYLDSFATYSNFN, encoded by the exons GttcgttttaaaaacaaaacaataatcaaTGGAATTGCTATCCAAGGTGATCCACTTGTCTCTAACGGTTTTATAGAAACATTTCGACTAAAATTCTCAAGTGATGGAAAAGATTGGACGAGTTTTGATAATGATAAG AAGTTTACAGGTAATGTTGACAACACCAACGTGGTATACAACTGGTTTACAAAATCGATGGTAGCTACACATGTTCGTTTGTATGCAACGCGTATAAAATTAGATCATGATCGATTGGCTCATGCATGTGTACGGATGGAACTTTATGGTTGCTTGCAAAGTG CTAAAGATATAGCTACCGCTCCATTAGATCGTGCACCAG ATATTCTGTTACCGCTTGGTATGTCAAGTGGTATAATAAAGAACTCACAGTTACAACATAGTAATGGTAAAAATGTAGCAGCAGCAAGATTATTTGATGGTGGAGATGGAATGTtacaacagaaaacaaataaacaaatgtatttacaaattgattttataaaattaaaaactgtGACTGGTATATCCATGCAAGGAGCGTTTAAAGGTTGGAAAAATCAATATGTAACACAATACCATCTAGCCTACTCAAATGATAGTACCACTTTCACCCCGTCAAACAAG aATATCGAAAATACAGATTTAGGTTctgtttatatttctttatcaaAACCTGCAACAATGAAACATATCAGAATAACAGCAAATACTTGTATAGGAGGTTGTGGTATGAAGGTTGAAATTTTTGGTTATGATCCAG TATGTTCGCAAACGTTGGGAAATATGGATATTTCTACAAGTAACGGTTCATCTGTAACGAATGTTGATATTTACAGTCCATATGCATGGTGTGCACCCGTTACTTCTGATTACGTTCGTATtgcctttaaaaaaacaatggtaATCTCTGGAATAATTCTACAAGGAGATTCGAATGGAGATGACTGGGTGAAAGATTACAAAGTAGAATATGGTGTATCTACAAGTAAATCTATTCAG GATTTAATTGGTGTCCCAGCACGGATATCCCCATTATCTGTAAACTGGTTAAAACCTTACATCGTTACAAACTTTCTGCACATTATTCCAACAAAATGTAACAATGGCAGATGCTGTTTAAGATTTCGATTAAAAGGATGTCAGTTTG TTCTGAAAAAGCCTTATTCAATACGTGGGAACATATCTTCTTCGACAATCACATTTACATGGAATGCACCAAATTCGCATCCTATACCAGTTGAGCAGTATCAT cttttaatTGCAGCATCGAAAGATTATCAACATAATCACGATTTCTCCTTTCCAACAATTAGCGCTGCTACACATAATTTAATTTATCATGTTCCAAACATCAACTTTGCAGCAGCTCGTGTTCAAGTTAATATCACAGCGGTAATTCAAGGAGTAAGAACATTTGCTGAACCATACAACTTTTATGTTCAACCAAAAG ATCCACCATCACCTGGTTtagataaaaatgatttttctaaTGCAACAAACAACTTAACAATTGTCACATTGACTCCTTCGTCAGATGTAAACGGACCAATCAG CTATTATGAAATTGTGATATCAACAACTCAAAAGACTAGCCTTTCAAAGCAGCTAACAAATCAAAAGGAATCTGAATTGAAGAATCTGActtattttctggctgccaaAATCAAAGCTGATAATTTCCAAACTGAAGGTATTAAATATACTATTGTCGAAGGAAGAGAATTCATTGACGGTTTAAACGCAAGAATATCAACTGTTGGAACATATTATTTGTATGCCAGAGCTGTTATAGATGGAAAG GACATCACAAAATATGGTTTCAACGACACGAGTTATTTTTCTGCTTTATCGAAAGAAATCAAGATTG AGCGCAATGCACTAagcgtattcgtaccaacaatcCTAAATGATACAACTCCATCTGTAAGGCTTGTGAAAAGTCCTTCAAATACAAA GTATCATTTTATTATAATCATGAAAGTGAACAAGACAACTTGGCAGAAAAAAGAGCCAATGTTATACAAACAAGAGGATTTAAAGACATatgaaggtgctgaatacaacGAACCTTACATAGCTGGTGTATTTAACAAAGCACAGTTACTCAATGTTAATGTGTTTAAATTAG gTGATAATGTAACCTACTCGATGCAATCCAGATCTACTCGTAAAAGAAGATCAATAATGTTGTACAGAAATGGACCTTTAGCTGCGGGTGAAACATACATTGTATTTCAAAGACTTCAAGTGCAG gACAAACTGTATTCGACTTCATGGACCAATGACCTTTATGTACCCAAACTTG ACATAAATGTAACTCCTAAAGTAGAAGAATCAACATCGTCTAGTATTGGATTAATAGCAGGTGCTGCTGGTGTCGCTGTCATCATTGTAGTTATCATTGTCATCTTCTACGTAAGAAG ACGACGCAGAACCCTAAAGAACTCCAGTGACAAGCGTAATACCTCTACACCTATAGAGATGAAAAGTCATCCTGAATTAAAAACACATGAAAATATTTATGAAGACGACGAACCAG GTCCATCTGACGAATCTTACTACAATGTTGCAGAAAAACCTACATTTCCACCTCTTTCCATTCAagaatttttgtcattttatttgGAACACAAAGATAACACCACTTCAGACAttgtaaaacaatttaaaagtgTTCCGATGGAGCATTTCCATGACCATGATGTTGGATCGAAagctgaaaataaagaaaaaaatcgttACTTGAACATCACAGCGTACGACCATACTCGTGTTGTCTTGCAGAAATTTACTGGTAAAGAGACTAGTGATTACATTAATGCAAACTATATTCGGAACTATAATGGACAAGTTGAATATATTGCTGCCCAAGgaccaaaaaataaaacaatttttgatttttggcgAATGGTACTTGGTGAAAAACCTGCAGCAATTGTCATGCTTACAAAGGTAGCGGAGGATGGTAAAGCAAAATGTGGACAGTATTGGCCTGTGCGTAATGGAAAAGAGGTTTTCAATGGCATTGAGGTGGAAGTGAATGAGGTACAAGTGTATGCTGACTATGTTATTCGTAAAATGAAAGTAGGTTACGAAAATAACAAACACCAGTTTACACATTTGCACTTTACTTCCTGGCCTGATCATGGGTGTCCAGACTACCCAACATTACTATTAAATTTCTGTTATCGAGTGAGACACCTTATCCCATATGAAAGTGGAAAGCAAATTCTTGTGCATTGCAGTGCTGGTGTTGGTAGGACTGGATCATATATTATCATTGACGCGATGCTGCACTTGGTCAGAACAAAGAAGCGTGTTGATATATACAACTACTTTGAAAGTATTCGACAAGATCGCGTGCAAATGGTACAAAGGGTGGAACAGTACAACTTTGTGTACAGTGCCATTTATGAAGCATTATGCTGTGGTTACACTGAAATAATGTCGTCGGCCTTTCCAGACACTTTCCGAGATTTGATATCCACAAAAAAAGCAGGGAAGTTTCTTCTGGAAGTGGAATTTGAGCGGTTGAACAGCGTGAATATACCCTTTGGCGAACATCTTTATGCGGCTGCCTTGTTAGAAGAAAATACGGTCAAAAACAGATACCCAAATATTTTAGCAC GTGACAAATCCCGGGTATACCTGCCAAAAATAAAAGATTCTACAGATTATATTAACGCTGTGTTTGTAAATGGTTACAAAAAGAAGAATGGTATCATTGCTACGCAAGCACCATTAGTTGAAACGTTAAATGATTTTTGGGTTGTTGTAATGGAACACAATGTGACTACAATTGTAATGTTAAACAGCACTGATGAGAATTATCATAACTATCCATCATTTTGTCCAGTCGAGGGATCGGAAAAGTTTGGTAATCTTACAGTAAATGTTGAATCAAACACTCGAGTTGGCGATATCAACATCCAATCCTTTCTCGTCTCAAAAAGCTCG AAACATCGCAAAGTTAATAAATTGCAACTGAATTGGCCAAATCATGATATTCCTGATTGTAGTTCCTTGCTCACTTTAATTGGTGAAGTTTTAAAGTCGCAACAATCTTTTGGAGATGGCACCATATTGGTTACCTGCAG TGATGGTGCAAATCGCAGTGGAACTTTCATAGCGTGTATGAATGCATTGGATCAACTGAAAGTTGAACAACATATTGATGTGTTTCAAACTGTACGAATAATGAGATTAGTCAGGCCTGAGTTTGTTGAAAACTTG CGACAGTATCAGTTCATTTACACCGTGTTGAATAAATACTTGGATTCGTTTGCAACGTACTCCAACTTTAATTAA